The Arabidopsis thaliana chromosome 5, partial sequence genomic interval GAAGAACCCAGACATTAAcgatttttggatttgtttcttttactctGATCTTTAGGAGGAATCCTAGTTGATTGAGTAGAAGGAACTGATATCACTTTGTGAGCTGTTTTAGATACACGGGGCAAAGACTCGCGCAACAACATCTCTGATGTGGCCGGCTGTGTCCCTATTGAAACTTCTTTTGATGAGATTACACCAACATCTCTCGTATCTGTCGTTGAAATAACATCGTCATAGTCTCCTTTCTCACTTAAAACAGAGTAAGCATTCGATAGGATTGAAACTTCTCCAAATCTCagctctttgtttttatttcctgGACTGCGGTGTGAACCTGGAAATTTTTCTATGTTCAAACAAACATGTTtcctaaaacatcaaataaaaagaacagaggatattaaattaacaaaacttatCTACTTTAAGGTCAAACtgattggttttgttatatatgtttccatgtatttgaaaaaaatccaaaaaatccaaattaattaattagaatgTTTAAGgcacattttcatttttttgtagtcGACCACATAGATGTTATGAATGAGGTACATACATGAGTTTGTTTAGTAATGATAGATTGTCTTATAATTAGAACTATCATTATCCTATCCAtaaatatctatattattaGTAAAACCTGATAACATCAACTAATAAACCAAATTACATTTCAGTAATTAACAAAGTCAATAAGAAAAGACCACAACCTATTCGATTTCAGTATacattcgattttttttttttcaagtatCTTCTAGCTTTAGATATCAGAATAATCGACCATGAATCCAAGCAAACAAAGTTTTAACTTGAAGCTTTAACATAGATTAAATTGAGGGGCATGCGACTATTTCAAAGAGAAATTCAGTGTAGtctattatatttaatattgttttctacATTCTTACgttctttaattttgtattacttTTTTGCACATTTTTTTGGGCTGATGAGCCACAATAgtttttaagtaaataaaaaacaacactttaaacaaattattgcATCTTGTattacttaaaaataataaatatttcttttatcttttttatttttccaaccAACATACTCttactcaaaaaaaaaaaaaaaaaaaaatcacacatAATTACGTAAattattgtgtgaacaaatTCTAGTTTTAATAAATGACATTTAAACTAACAATCACCATAATTCTTAGTGaataaaaaatctcatttttggactgcagatatttttgtttaattagtaTCGAGTATTCAAAtaccaaattgtttttataaccGGAACAAGGAACCATCATACAGTAGGAATCAAACTCAAATACACAAAATCAGAAGAGTGCAATCTTTTTCCCCTAAAAGTTGAGCTAACTACTGGTACTACACTACACCCTACACCCTACCACTATAGACCAGTCATTAATGATCAGATTTTCAAATtacaatttaataaaacataaacccCATATAGTTTAATTACATGTAAGTGTTGCCTAtctataaaaatcattttcttttctatatattaagaaGTATCGTATGTAAGTGTTGCCTAtctataaaaatcattttcttttctatatattaagaaGTATCGTATGAagaaaagactcaaaattCACGTCAAATCATCCACTTTTTTTTCCCTGAAAATATCTACTTTCCATGTGATGTAGTTTTCTTGTTCCTTTCGCTTTATTCcctatgttttcttataaaaagaaaaaacacaaagagaaggaaaaaagaagtatagagtttttttgtgtgtggggAAATAAGGTATCCTGATACTAAAACACAAGTCAGTGAAGAGTGTGACTACTGATCCCACAATCTGACCTCTTTGCTCTTGTCTCCCATGCTCGTCACTTATTTGTCCTCTTTCACGTTTATCATTTCGTTTTATTCAACTCAATATATATGTCCTCACAAATTGTCAtactccaaacaaaaaaatacggCATAATCAATAACATATTTGAGTTAAGTGATAACGTCATTCTTAAATTAAAAGTgtgtaatattaaaataagttttgtGGAAGATTAGGGTTAATTTTGCGAACAATTCTTGGGTTCATCCCTAAAgatgttttgaaatatttcattaacatcaaaaaaatttcttttcttatttaccTCAAGAAACTAAGATTcgaatataatttttgtttctttttgataatggcttcttataagaaaattcaTCCACTTTTTATGAAgcaaatctatatattttagcAAAGTCAACTAGCATTAAGCTTCTTAAATTGATGAGAGAAGGCTCATAGTCTAATGGGCTTTGGGCCGGGCCGTTGAGGtctccattttgttttttagtgtCTAAATTATTTTCGTGTTACTCGACTAAATATTTAATTGGGCTTCTATATGGGCTAAGGCCTTTTTACATTAccaatttaatttcttatttcatttatcagattaaatctttttagttttcataatgtttctttttttacagcCTACCAAAATCCTAATCGATCAAATGAAACTTTCTTCAATTTCCTCGTAAAATCATACTTAATCCGATCCAGATTTCAACTCCAGATCATGTTTCAAAGGTTAGTTCATTTCCCATATCGTCGATCTACATAATCTTCATCGTTCTGATTAGTTTTGACGACGATGATCGTTTCCTCTTTCGATCTTTCGAATTTTCCCTGTAGAATTATCTTAATCGTCTCGAATTCAATAGAATTTGATCGATTtcagttttgatttgttatttttcgaTGTTCCGGTTATCGTAATTGATCGGTTATTGAAATTGAAGCATTTGTGatctcaattttgatttcagtaGTTGTTGAAGAATGTTTAGTGAAGAAGTATTGAAGAATGTGTTTCCATTGCTAGAAGGCGAAGATCTCGCGTCATGTATGGGTGTTTGCAAACAATGGAGAGATATCGCAAGAGACGATTTCTACTGGAAATGTCAATGTGCAAAGAAATGGCCATCGGTTTGCAAACGGCACAAACCTCCTACTGAAACATACTACAAAATGTATCAAACGTTTAGTAAGCGGCGGTTAAACCGCGCGCTTCCTCCTCCGCGATTGTCGTTCGAAAACTTGGAGTTTTTCATCGATATTTGGTCGGAAGAGAGGCTCGTGTTCTCGGGGTTAATACCCGGTGTTGCGTTGGAAAATGGTATCGAAACGTTACCGTTAGGGATCAGTAATGTTCTTAGAACTCATCTTGGTAGACCTGATTACAAGATGGTTGTTCCTGCTGAGCCTAGGTTCACTATTCCGTTAAACCAGTCTGTTAGTGTCTCTGTTCTTGTGGCGAGGAATGATTCTGATAAGGTCGCTCGGATAATCAACCGGTCTGTGTTCGATTATATAGACCGGTCATCGTATAGAGCGCTTGCGTTTGAGTATCTTGACTTGTCTCCTTGTTATCCTTTTATCTCCGGTATACGAGCTTGGATCTCTTTGCTGTTTATGGATGTTGAGGATATGAATGATGATGGGTTACTCGATGTTTTCGGGATTCAGTTGGATTTCAATGATGTTGCTGACACTAAAGAAGAGGTTTTGTGGCTTCTAGATATGCTTGATTGGAAGTGAAAACAAGCTTATGATCCTATTAAAGCTCTTTCTCAGGTTTGGAACTCTATACATAATCATCATTTTGCTCAAGAACTAATCTTTCACAACTTTTGGTCATTTTCTTTAATACgagtttgatttgttttttctctctttaactaTATAgcttttgtttgatcatttgctgtaattcgattttttttttgtttataacgAAAATTGGATATAAGAAACTGAATAATTTCAACCAAACTAGATATTGAAACGCCATGTCAAAAGAACTCAAAACAGAACACACATTTTTGCACTTCTTTTCAATGTTTTGGTTAGGGGTGGACATTCCGGTTTAGGGGTTTGGATTCAGatcgaattttgtttttcttttctcaatttttttcggttttgtaAAAAGTGATAACACATGTAAAACCATTTGTACTTCGGTATGGTTTCAGATCGGTTTGATGCAATTTCGGTTGGCACGGTTCAacttttgataataaaaatttatagaaaataatcaaacagttatttatttattatttattatttagtatgGTCATATCTATTTTCagaagatatataatttataagtAATATTTAAggaaatttagaatatttggTTAACATAATAACCAAAcagtttataaacaaatatcgGTTCAATTTTGTTCAACTGTTTTGGGTTGGTTCGGTTCATGTAGTTTCATGGTCCATCTCTAGTTCTGGTTAAATCTTTAGATTGAAACCAAATGCAGGAAGCCAAGAACTAAAAGTATCATAAAcaatatttcatttatttttaattattgcaACCAATACATCTCTCTtagttgtaacttgtaagccaaaactaaaaaaaattcatatcatttttcttaaaagttagTCTTTCCATCAAAAGTCTGCCCAAATCCCCAACTTGCTGGCATCACATCAGtaaaatcctttgtaatcCCATCACTCGTTGTAACCCTTAATGATACACTTTGACCGGTTAGATTAACATTAGTAGTCCAATTTTGTCCCCAATATCTGCTCATTACTACCCACGCGGTTTTGCTTCCCTTAGCAGACACGGCTATAATATCTCCTGCTCCTCCTACATTGTACGGCAAGATCGTTAAGATATTAGGGTTTCCTTTAACTTCAAACTTGACACCACCGGTTTTCGCACAGGGAACACGTCTGTATCTAACCGGGACCATCTTGGCTTTGACCTGAGCGATCTTGATGAACATTGGTAAGGAGAGATCAAAGTGTTTATTTGGTAGGTAGCACCAAGCGGATCCTGGTGGACATAAATCTGTTGCTGTGATCTTGATAGATCCGGACAAACATCCTTGTGGATTAGGAGAGCACATGATCTCGTAACAAGCCCCACATGAGGCCCCGCTGTTGAAGAGCGCCGTGCTCAATGCTGCTGTGGCTAGACCATATCCATGTTTGTTTAGATCACCGTATCCACAAGCTCCTTCTACtgaatgtataataataaaaagttagtATGTAACTATTATGgatttaattgtttatttatatttaaaacaatcGCAGCttatatacattttgaaacaaaacatcaatgtAATAATTAGATTCGACAACATATTAGTAATTTTAACTTACGTTCAGTGCCTCCACCATGGATATCACCATAATATGCGGCTCGCGCATCATACCAAGCAGTATCAAGTCCGTTGGTTCCAGGTGCTGCAGCTACATTGGCTCCATGACTGTAACTTATGAACATGAACCATGTCGCCATTATTATCATAAAACATTCTACATATGTCATTTTTTCTAGCAATTTCATGATTATTATCCCtctttgatgattttgttttacttttagcTTTGATTGATGGGAATAAATGAACAACATGAGTGGGTATATATAAGTAGACATATATTTGACTATAGtcatatcttttaaaatctttccaaatgtattgaaattttttgtagTCAATCTGAATTGATAACATAGCCATCTTTGTATTTTGGATAAAATGGTAAGATGTTTATAGGTAGTTAAAAGTCATGAAATGTGAAGTGATAGTCCCATTTCTTTTTACTGgttatttgtaatatttttttaaatcattcCAAATGTGCATATATTTACTTAGTGAACATGATAAATTAGTAATTGTATTGAATTTTATGTAGTCAAAATCTGCAATCCTAAGAAGTGATGATATTGCCATCACctgtatatattttgaattcaTGGTATGATGATAATAAGTTGTAAAACAAGGTATGAAATGTAGAATGAGTAAAGAAGTCTCATGTTCCTTTAATCCTTTTGACTTCTAATTTAATGACATATCCAATTATAAATGTTAGcaatgttcttttcttttcttgtaggccatttcatttctttaaaagtCCAATGGACTAAGTACAAAAGAAAGGAACTCTATTAGAAATCCATTACACATTACAAGTATAAACTCGAATTAAGATTAGGGAAATTTGCAACTATAatctaaataaatttaataatttggaAACTAACACCTCAAAAACTACGTACAAGGCAATACACATAACACACgctcttcctcttccaattcttaattttgtttttctgcaACTCCAACTCTTATTATAACTATCCCATATATTTTTACACCATCACATCTACCATCAACTCACCATCATCATTTATCACTGCCACAACTGTATCGCCGCAACCACTACCGTCAACTTCACCGTTAGTGCCATCACTACCATtgtcatcatcaccaccatcattaccgtcaccaccaccaccacctttACCGTCAACATCACTACTATGATTTACCTTGCTTGCTTGGGTTGCCAATGTTATATCGCAtagggtatagttttttttgggatcGGATCGGTTTAACTCGATCCTTTGTTAGTCTAATGTTCGTTCTAtactatttagttttattttatatttgtgttttagCCAAATATTATTcactattttaaataatttgtatgagatttcaaaattttaaatcatgttatacatagaaaaaaatctaaaaatgttttattttaaacaattaggttcacaaaacaaatctgtaAATTGATTCCAtggcaaaaaaataaaaagatggaAACATAGAAGTAAAAAACTTCACTCCATCAACTACACATAATAAAGCAtatctcatttatttttagttattgaaCCCAATACATCTgttaattcattttaattgTATTCCTTCTTAtcctaaaaagtaaaaaaactcaaatagtTCTCCTAAAAGTTGATCTTTCCATCAAAAGTCAGCCGGTTCCCCTTGGAGGCGACCAATTTTCCTATGCCTCCAAACCACAAACAACATACGATTTTTAAAAGAGGTTACATGTAGAAGTGAAAGATAATAGTATAAATATAGATTGTGGATACATCCTAATTTTTTATGGATAAATAgtatcttctttatttttaattattgcaAGTACGTATTACATAACTTATGTGTAAGACACATataataaaactcaaatcattcTCCTAAAAGTTAATCCTACCATCAAAAGTCTGTCCAAACCCCCAATTTTTTGGCATCACATTCCAAAAATCTTTTGTAATCCCATCACTCGTTGTAACCCTGAACGATAAACCTTGGCCGGTCAATACTGTAATAGTGGTCCAATTCTGCCCCCAGTTCTTTTTCATTGTTATCCACCCGGTCTTGTTTCCTTTAACTTGCACGTACTTAATATCTCCAGCTCCTCCTACGTTGTATATCAAGACCATTAAGAAATAAGGGTTTCCTTTGGTTTCAAACTTGACACCACCAGTTTTGCTACAAGGAATACGTCTGTATCTAACTGGGACAACCCCGGCTTTGTACTTGGCAATCTTGAGAAACATTGCTAAGGAGAGATCAAAGTGTTTCTGTGGTGGGTTGCACCAAAGGTCTGTGGTTTTGCTGTAATTTGCGGGACAGAAGTTTGTTGCTGTGATCTTGACGGATCCGGGTAAACACCATTGTGGATCACGCGTGCACATGATTTCATAACAAGCCCCACATGTGTACCCGTCGTTGAAGAGTGCCGTACTTAACGCTGCGGTGGCTAGACCATAGCCTTGTCTGAATAGATTACCGTATCCACAAGCTCCCTCTAATGAATATATAATGATAAAAAGTGATTATGTATGTGTTAAtcacaaaaactaattttggctttgaatttttttcttacatgtgtgttggttttatatatacatgttatCATATAGAGATTTTTTGATAATGAAAATTTGCATTCAATAATTAGATTCGTTgtaaccaaaaatcatataattttaacaaaaaacaaaatcgtattgaggttaaaaaaaaacattattatttgatCTTACGTTGAGTGTCGCCACCATGGATGTCACCGTAGAACGTGGCTCGTGCGTCATACCAATTAGTGTCGAGTGCCTTGCTTGGGTCATTAATCCCTGGTGCTTCCGCTACATCAGGTGCTTCGACTGCATTACCAATCATCGCTCCATGACCGTAACTCATGGGCACGACCCATATCACcattattatcatcaaaaactctacatatatcattttttctaaGAGTTTCATGATTATTATCCCtcttaaatgatattttattactAAGCTTTGATTAATGATGAATTTTGATGGGAGCCATATGGGTGGGCATATATATAACGTAGAAACATACTATATTAGTAATTGTATTCAAGTTTATTTAGTCAATATGCATCCTGATCATTAACATTATCATTATGTAATCagccagaaaaagaaaaaattaccaTATGtgtatttgaataaaataggTTTGAAAAACGTTGAGTGTTGAATATTGACCAAGCTTTCGATTTGGTCTATTACTAATTTTGTTACAAGATATTTGTAATActagtttgatgttttatgtACATAcacatttttaataatatcaaatcGAATGGTGTATGAAAAAATTCGTTTAAGTTTATGTTTGGATTTGGTTCAGATCATGATTTTGGGTTGAGGTTTTGTTGCTAAATCAAGTagtataaataatatcatttatttttaatcatttcaCCCAAATAATACATTGGCatacaaaactgaaatcatTCTCCTAAAAGTTAATCTTTCCATCAAAAGTCTGTCCAAATCCCCAATTGTTTGGCATCACattattaaaatcttttgtaacCCCATCACTCGTCGTAACCCTGAATGAAATACCCTGACCAGTCAAATTAACACCAGTGGTCCAGTTTTGTCCCCAGTTCTTTTGCATTGTTATCCACCCGGTCTTGTCTCCTTTAACTTGCATCAACTTGATATCTCCAGCTCCTCCTACATTGTATGGCAAGATCATTAAGAAATAAGGGTTTCCTTTGGTTTCAAACTTGACACCACCAGTTCTTGCACAAGAAATACGTCTGTATTTAACTGGGACAACTCCAGCTTTGTATTGGGCGATCTTGAGGAACATTGGTAGGGAGAGGTCAAAGTGCTTTTGTGGTGGGTTGCACCAAACGCCTTCGGTTTTGCTGTAATCTGGTGGACAGAAATTAGTTGCTGTGATCTTGACGGATCCGGGTAAACACCATTGTGGATCGTTCACACACATGATCTGGTAACAAGCCCCACATGTATACCCTTCGTTGAAGAGTGCTGTGCTCAATGCCGCTGTCTCTAGACCATAGCCTTGTTTGAATAGATCACCGTATCCACACGCTCCCTCTATATTGaatagaaatatatagaacaaaaaaataaaatatttttttttatgataatatCTTATCGGagaaaacacatattttttcttttatcaaacaTTAAGATAAATGTAAATGCAATCTCAAACGCAAAAGTAAGCATTTAAAACAATCGCAGCATATATGGTATtttgagaacaaaacaaaaattcaataatgAGTGTTTTCACACTTACGTTGAGTTTCTCCACCATGGATATCACCGTAAAATGTTGCTCGTGCATCATACCAAGAACTGTCGAGTCCGTTTGGGCTGACTACATCGTCAAACACGGGTGCTTCGGCTACATCATTAATCATCGCTCGATGACCGTAACTCATGGACACTAACAATGTAGCCATTATCATCATAAAACCTTCTACATATATCATTTTTCCTAAGAGATTCATGATTATTATCCCTCTtgaatgatatttttcttatttaactTTGATAGGTGATGAATATTGATGGGGACCATGCGGtgggtatatatataagtagaGAAATCTTTCCTAATGTGCATATATTTACTAAGTGAACATAAATTAGTAATTGTATTGAATTTTATGTAGTCAATCTGCATCCTGAGAAGTGATTACATTGCCATGTTAATGTTAATAGGTTCAAAAGTCAAGAAATGTGGAGTGAAGTCTCATTTCTTGTTGACTGCTTATTAAATGATATTGGACTGTGTAAAACATATGACACATGTTTAATGAGTCTTCGTATGCAATTCTTGTTATACTTAGcgactaaataaaaattgctaaatatgatttggttttaatggATTTTTGCTTAAATTTAATAGTGAATTGTAATGGATAACAAAATTGGTTAAACAATTATATTGATAGTAGTAAAATTACCATCACTAATATTTTTGGTCAACCAAAAAAGtataattcaaaaaagtaCTATGAAATCATTTAAATGCTCTTcctaaacaataaaaaattcaacCATATGTCATTAATGTAACATCCATGTAAGGGCTAAAGATATTCTAATAACAGAGAAATACAAGAAATACAAGGGTAAAGTGTAAATACATGAATGTCGTGTTAAAATAAgtcttttataatatttataaagttCTATCAACTAACTGAAAAATTAAGACAAATTATGATTTCATAACTTAACTCAgtcgaattttttttaaaggacGCTACGGCAAAAAAACGAGcttttttttgggaattttgaaattttggaaaaCTGATTGACTTAATATTATCtatgaatttgaatttatttcatGATTGGTGtgtattttactattttttggTTTCGTAATTAACATTAACatttatcatttaaaaaaaatgtgtgaaaaattatttgtatagATATCTAcgaattaaatttaatatgttaAGTTTATATCTAAAAGTTGGAACACTTAAGGTTTAAAGTTAATTTTTCTAGAACTAACTTCAATCCCTATTTGATGTGTTTAGTACTAAAAGTTAACAACTATCAGCttcttatattatttaagATATGTTTTGAAGATCTAAATAAGTAAATTCCCAACAAATGTGATTTCGTTTTACATAAGTTTAAGATacttcaattttatttatatatttaagattGTGATAAAGATTACAAATGCAAAAGCTAGAACAAAAAGGAATTTGTAATCTTTtcagttttgactttttcatatgttatttaaggtaattttgtttataaagaTATAGGTTAGTTtaagtctatatatattgagattATTATACATTGGCCcctaaaaattacaaattcatATGTAAACCCATTAAGTTTTATCATAATTTTGTTCTACTTTGTGTGTTGACACACTTCTTACATGttttagccttttttttttattcaccAATAAGTATTGAATGTAATTTaaggtattttttttaacgaaaataaaaattttttagttttttaaattactaattattttaAGTTACATTTTGATGTggtaaaaatatttctaaatcCTCCGCATGGGCAGACTCAAAGAGGATTATAAAGGGGTCAGctaacaacaacttcaaatgTTGTGTACAAAAATGGTTTCAAAACATCTTTTTTCACGATCATTAATAAGGTTAAAATTTTCCATTTTGGGTATATGGACaaatatgtaattcaaataatataaaatactaCTCAAATTGTTCTCGATAAAATACATGTAATTCAATATCATGatgaaaacatgaaattttgGATGACAAAATTCAATTCTCAAACTCTCATtagttataataaaaatagacTTTGAAATGAATATTTTAGGATAGCTTTGAAAAAATCAGTGGAGAATTTTTGTAGAGATATTTCcaaaatttttgtaaaaaataaatattcaaagGATAAATATGAGTATCCCATCTTAATCTCTTATCcgtttgattaaaataaacatTCGCAAATGGATTATATTTTTAGTAGCCACATTTACATAGCgggtaatttttttatatatgctaGACTTGACGGGTTGTTATCCTGGAATGACCATGATTAAATTAGAGTTAGAGTTAATATTATCAAAACTTGGTTAATTCTTACCTAGACTGATTTGCTTTCATGGACAAGTATATGTGGCGCTAACATCTAAagattgtttaaatttttaaattgtaaataaaaatagaaatactaGGATAAAAATCTTAATGTTGTATatgaaaaattgtataataacATCTCTTGGTTTCTAAGTTTATCATGACTATTAAAAAAAGTCACGCATTTCTACTTCGAGTTTTAGGATGAGAAATATGCATGGGCGGATCCAAAGATGATTAAAGGGGATCATCTGACTCTTCTAATATTCTACATTTGCATTATAgccttttaatttttttatattacttatattttcttcaattttgatccccttaaaaattaaaaaatttgtatgtaAACCCTTTAagttttatcatatttttcttgtccttTGTATTTTGCCACTATTTctacatattttttaaaatctttttgtttatttcaccCATAAATATTGAACATAATTTGTGGTATTTTTTAAGCAAatgaagtttttttataattgttttttaaaaattactaattactTTAAGTTATATCTTGATCAGGTAAAAAGTATGTATGGGTCTTACGCAGACCAAAAGAGGATTAAAGGGGGTTAGCTCACCCcactaaaaatatacatttgtATTATAGAtattaattctatttttaatattttgaccccattaaaattacaatttcGTATGTAAATTTTTGgcattttatcatatttttcttcttttttttcctcctattttgtgttttgacaCTATTTCTTACATGTTTAtagcattttgtttttattcacCCATGAATAATGAACCtaatttgttgtatttttaaGGAAGCgaaggttttttttaatagcttttttaatattttaaattatcaactatattatgttatattttgattctgtaaaaagtatttttgatCTGCCGCATGGGCAGACCCAAAGATGTTTAAAAGGGGTCAGCTGACCcatctaaaatattatatttgcattgtatttatatttatatttgcaTTTTATGatatcatttatatttcttctgtttttacccttttaaaattacaaatttgtatgtaaaccttttaagttttctaatatttgttttatacttagtgttttgatactattttttacatgttttaattttttgtttgattcaccCATAAGTATCGAACCtaatttgtgatattttttaaggaaataatgatttttttagttatttgtaattactaattattttgagtttgatttttgattggaaaaaatatttataactcTGCCGCATAGGCAAACCCAAAGAGGATTAAAGTGGGTCAGCTACCTAAAATTCTACATTTGCATTATAACCCTTTAAagtgtatatattatttatatttcttcaacttttatccctttaaaattacaaatttgtttgtaaatcatttaaaactataaattagtatgaaaaatcttttaatattttagagGAGGATCAAAGTCAATGTTATCACGAGATTTTTTCACATTGTTTCGATGAATGAGGTGATAAAATTAGTCTTTGATCTAAATATTTGGTCTTGAAGAATACACATATATCATTTACAGATTTATATAGGATCA includes:
- the EXPA23 gene encoding expansin A23 (expansin A23 (EXPA23); INVOLVED IN: plant-type cell wall modification involved in multidimensional cell growth, unidimensional cell growth, plant-type cell wall loosening; LOCATED IN: extracellular region; CONTAINS InterPro DOMAIN/s: Pollen allergen, N-terminal (InterPro:IPR014734), Rare lipoprotein A (InterPro:IPR005132), Pollen allergen/expansin, C-terminal (InterPro:IPR007117), Barwin-related endoglucanase (InterPro:IPR009009), Expansin (InterPro:IPR002963), Expansin/Lol pI (InterPro:IPR007118), Expansin 45, endoglucanase-like (InterPro:IPR007112); BEST Arabidopsis thaliana protein match is: expansin A25 (TAIR:AT5G39300.1); Has 2151 Blast hits to 2148 proteins in 159 species: Archae - 0; Bacteria - 8; Metazoa - 0; Fungi - 33; Plants - 2075; Viruses - 0; Other Eukaryotes - 35 (source: NCBI BLink).), producing MNLLGKMIYVEGFMMIMATLLVSMSYGHRAMINDVAEAPVFDDVVSPNGLDSSWYDARATFYGDIHGGETQQGACGYGDLFKQGYGLETAALSTALFNEGYTCGACYQIMCVNDPQWCLPGSVKITATNFCPPDYSKTEGVWCNPPQKHFDLSLPMFLKIAQYKAGVVPVKYRRISCARTGGVKFETKGNPYFLMILPYNVGGAGDIKLMQVKGDKTGWITMQKNWGQNWTTGVNLTGQGISFRVTTSDGVTKDFNNVMPNNWGFGQTFDGKINF